A single window of Pyrus communis chromosome 10, drPyrComm1.1, whole genome shotgun sequence DNA harbors:
- the LOC137746862 gene encoding type I inositol polyphosphate 5-phosphatase 13-like, whose protein sequence is MEDRSQDDDRDALAGLSNAPPPRKSHSLSQQLRATSAQKRHHQIRKHSLDDVSVFPKSVHNNNNVDYYDSSDDDFFPYSTSNSTITTTTTSNAVGVGDHDVYVGTTHSQRLDQSLCMEAGDDPDGNRECQPLAEFIGSGGGTGIFKVPTRASVHPGRPPCLELRPHPLRETQVGRFLRTIACTNTQLWAGQEGGVRVWNLKGVFEPGFGIGGRVMRGDEDAAPYYESANTSPTHCLMVDTGNRLIWTGHKDGKIRSWKMDQSLDASTPFKEGLSWQAHRAPVLAMVFTAYGDMWSGSEGGVIKIWPWETIEKSLSLKPEERHMAALLVERSGIDLRSQVTVNGVCSISSQDVKCLLSDNFRAKVWCAGSMSFSLWDARTRELVKVFNVEGQMENRVDMSAVQQDQAVEDEMKVKFVSTSKKEKSGGFLQRSRNAIMGAADAVRRVATRGAGAFVEESKKTEALVLTADGMIWSACTNGLLVQWDGNGNRVQDFNHHSSGVQCFCTIGTRIYVGYVSGMIQVLDLEGNLIAGWVAHSSPVIKLAVGTGFVYSLATHGGIRGWNIKSPGPTDNLIRTELAAKESVYTKSDNVRILVGTWNVGQGRASQDALISWLGSAVPDVGIVVVGLQEVEMGAGFLAMSAAKETVGLEGSSVGNWWLDNIGKALEEGKTFERMGSRQLAGLLISLWVRKNLRKHVGDIDAGAVPCGFGRAIGNKGGVGLRIRVYDRIMCFVNCHLAAHLEAVNRRNADFDHIYRNMVFNRSSLLNTAAGMLPYLFLSCSLAFSAYLFWLLYSSGLPWVLSLAAGVSTSVNMARAPNAVSSNTEDVRPELAEADMVVFLGDFNYRLFGISYDEARDFVSQRCFDWLREKDQLRAEMKAGKVFQGMREALIRFPPTYKFEKHQAGLAGYDSGEKKRIPAWCDRIIYRDNRPSPVAECSLECPVVSSIIQYEACMDVTDSDHKPVRCKLSLQIAHVDRSVRRKEFGEIIKSNQNIRSMLEESNYVPETILNTNNIILQNQDTSILRITNKCVKDTAVFKIICEGQSTVKEDGEEPDYRPRGAHGFPRWLEITPATGMIKPEESVEVSVHHEEFHTLEEFVDGIPQNWWCEDTRDKEVILMLSVQGSCSAQTYSHRVRVRHCFSAKTVRMDSKSNSSRKGQGSPVHRSEVRQLNIPSQINLK, encoded by the exons ATGGAGGACAGAAGTCAAGACGACGACAGGGACGCATTGGCGGGGCTAAGCAACGCTCCTCCACCCCGCAAGTCACATTCATTAAGCCAGCAGCTGCGTGCAACCTCCGCCCAAAAACGCCACCACCAAATACGCAAGCATAGCCTCGACGACGTCAGCGTCTTCCCCAAGAGCGTTCATAACAATAATAATGTCGACTACTACGACTCTTCTGACGACGATTTCTTTCCTTACTCCACCTCTAACagcaccatcaccaccacaacCACTAGTAATGCTGTTGGCGTTGGTGATCACGACGTGTACGTGGGCACCACTCACTCCCAGAGGCTGGACCAAAGCCTCTGCATGGAGGCTGGTGATGATCCTGATGGCAACAGAGAATGCCAGCCGTTGGCCGAATTTATTGGCAGCGGCGGTGGCACTGGCATCTTCAAGGTTCCAACTCGTGCATCCGTCCATCCTGGTCGTCCCCCCTGCTTGGAGCTGAGACCCCACCCTCTCAGGGAAACCCAGGTCGGCAGGTTCCTCAGGACCATTGCCTGCACCAATACCCAGCTGTGGGCTGGCCAGGAGGGCGGAGTCAGGGTCTGGAATTTGAAGGGCGTCTTTGAACCTGGCTTTGGTATTGGTGGCAGAGTCATGAGGGGTGATGAGGATGCCGCCCCATACTATGAATCCGCCAACACCTCTCCCACCCATTGCCTCATGGTTGATACCGGCAATCGCTTGATTTGGACTGGCCATAAGGATGGTAAGATCAGGTCTTGGAAGATGGATCAGTCTTTGGATGCTTCTACTCCTTTTAAGGAAGGTCTTTCCTGGCAGGCCCACCGCGCTCCTGTTCTCGCCATGGTTTTCACTGCTTACG GTGATATGTGGTCAGGTTCCGAGGGTGGTGTTATTAAAATCTGGCCATGGGAAACCATagaaaaatctctctctctaaaaccagAGGAAAGGCATATGGCAGCTTTACTGGTGGAGAGGTCAGGCATTGACCTGAGGAGCCAAGTTACCGTGAATGGCGTCTGTAGTATATCTTCTCAAGATGTCAAGTGTTTACTATCTGATAATTTTAGGGCTAAAGTTTGGTGTGCCGGATCTATGTCCTTCTCCTTGTG GGATGCTCGTACAAGAGAGCTTGTGAAAGTCTTTAATGTAGAAGGTCAGATGGAGAATCGAGTTGACATGTCAGCAGTGCAGCAAGATCAAGCAGTAGAAGATGAGATGAAGGTAAAATTTGTTTCAACATCGAAAAAGGAGAAATCCGGGGGCTTTTTACAACGGTCGCGTAATGCTATAATGGGAGCTGCAGATGCTGTTCGTCGGGTTGCAACAAGAGGGGCAGGGGCATTTGTAGAAGAATCCAAGAAGACAGAAGCGCTAGTGCTCACTGCGGATGGCATGATATGGAGTGCATGCACAAATGGTTTACTGGTTCAGTGGGATGGAAATGGTAACCGTGTGCAAGATTTTAATCACCATTCTTCTGGTGTCCAATGCTTTTGCACTATCGGAACACGAATATATGTAGGCTATGTGAGTGGCATGATTCAGGTGTTGGATCTTGAGGGAAATCTGATTGCAGGATGGGTTGCACACAGTAGTCCAGTGATAAAACTGGCGGTTGGAACTGGTTTTGTTTATAGCTTGGCCACCCATGGTGGTATTCGCGGATGGAACATCAAATCTCCAGGACCTACTGACAACTTGATACGTACAGAATTGGCTGCAAAAGAAAGTGTATATACCAAAAGTGACAATGTTAGAATTTTAGTAGGCACATGGAATGTTGGTCAAGGAAGAGCATCTCAGGATGCACTAATATCATGGTTAGGCTCTGCTGTGCCAGATGTTGGCATTGTAGTTGTCGGGTTGCAAGAAGTAGAAATGGGCGCAGGCTTTCTTGCAATGTCTGCTGCAAAAGAAACT GTAGGGCTTGAAGGGAGTTCCGTTGGTAACTGGTGGCTTGATAACATAGGAAAGGCCTTAGAAGAAGGAAAAACTTTCGAACGCATGGGTTCTAGGCAGCTCGCAGGCTTGCTCATATCTCTTTG GGTAAGAAAGAATCTCAGAAAACATGTCGGGGATATTGATGCTGGAGCAGTTCCCTGTGGCTTTGGTCGTGCCATTGGTAACAAG GGGGGTGTTGGTCTGAGAATCCGAGTCTATGATCGGATAATGTGCTTTGTGAACTGTCATTTGGCTGCACATTTGGAAGCTGTCAATCGCCGTAATGCTGATTTTGATCACATTTATCGTAATATGGTCTTCAACCGGTCGTCTCTACTTAACACAGCAGCTGGTATGCTACCATACCTGTTTTTGTCTTGCTCCCTTGCCTTCTCTGCCTATTTATTTTGGCTGCTTTATTCTTCTGGCTTGCCATGGGTCCTCTCTCTTGCAGCTGGTGTCTCAACTTCTGTTAACATGGCTCGGGCTCCAAAT GCTGTCAGTAGCAACACTGAAGATGTAAGGCCCGAATTAGCAGAAGCAGATATGGTTGTTTTTCTCGGTGATTTCAATTATCGGCTTTTTGGTATATCTTATGATGAAGCAAGGGACTTCGTTTCGCAAAGATGCTTTGATTGGCTCAGAGAAAAAGATCAGCTCAGAGCAGAGATGAAAGCCGGGAAAGTTTTCCAAGGGATGCGTGAGGCACTCATCAGATTCCCTCCAACATACAAGTTTGAAAAGCACCAAGCAGGCTTAGCAG GATACGATTCTGGTGAGAAGAAACGTATTCCTGCATGGTGTGACAGAATAATATATCGTGACAATCGACCATCACCAGTTGCTGAGTGCAGTTTAGAGTGCCCTGTAGTCTCGTCAATTATACA GTATGAGGCATGCATGGATGTGACTGACAGTGATCACAAACCTGTCCGGTGTAAACTAAGTTTACAAATTGCTCACGTTGATAGATCAGTAAGGAGAAAGGAGTTTGGAGAAATTATAAAGTCCAATCAGAATATCAGGTCTATGCTTGAAGAATCAAATTATGTTCCAGAAACTATTTTGAACACCAACAACATAATCCTTCAAAATCAGGACACGTCCATTTTGCGTATCACTAATAAATGTGTAAAGGATACGGCCGTATTTAAAATCATCTGTGAAGGTCAGTCCACTGTCAAGGAGGATGGGGAAGAGCCTGACTATCGCCCGAGAGGTGCCCATGGGTTTCCTCGATGGCTTGAG ATCACACCAGCAACGGGCATGATCAAACCTGAAGAGTCTGTGGAGGTCTCAGTTCATCATGAAGAGTTTCATACCTTGGAAGAATTTGTTGATGGCATCCCTCAAAATTGGTGGTGCGAAGACACCCGCGACAAGGAAGTGATTTTAATGTTGAGTGTCCAAGGTAGTTGCTCAGCTCAAACATATAGTCACAGAGTTCGTGTACGGCATTGCTTCTCAGCCAAGACAGTCCGCATGGACTCAAAATCCAACAGCTCTAGGAAAGGCCAGGGAAGTCCAGTTCACAGGTCTGAAGTTCGGCAACTTAACATACCAAGCCAAATCAACTTGAAATAA
- the LOC137746861 gene encoding ankyrin repeat-containing protein At5g02620-like, with translation MERQSSFQAARMEKLPSFSGAIEQQSSSRGVMEKQKSFRGFMEKQKSFRMVMEKQLSFIGGERRRGKESPGKRGDSQLHLAARAGNLVRVREILQNCNSNESIGLLSKTNQEGETPLYASAENGHAVVVGEMLKHMDLQTASIAARNGYDPFHIAVRQGHLEVLKELLHVFPNLAMTTDLSNSTALHTAATQGHIDIVNLLLETDSNLAKIARNNGKTVLHSAARMGHLEVVKSLLRKDPSAAFRTDLKGQTALHMAVKGHNEEIVLELLKPDPSVLTVEDNKGNNALHTATRKGRIQNVRLLLSINKEGSNINASNKAGESPLDIAEKYGSPELVAVLKEAGATNSKDQGKPANPAKQLKQTVSDIKHDVQSQLQQTRQTGARVQNIAKKLKKLHISGLNNAINSATVVAVLIATVAFAAIFTIPGQYVEDETPGLTLGQAHIANNAAFIIFFVFDSLALFISLAVVVVQTSVVVIEQKAKKQLVFVINKLMWLACLFISIAFISLTYVVVGTHSRWLAVYTTVIGSTIMLTTIGSMCYCIILHRMEECKMRNIRRAESKSRSFSMSMASEHEVLNSEYKRMYAL, from the exons ATGGAGAGGCAGAGCAGTTTTCAGGCTGCAAGGATGGAAAAACTACCTAGTTTCAGTGGGGCAATTGAGCAGCAGTCAAGTTCTCGAGGGGTGATGGAGAAACAGAAGAGTTTTCGTGGGTTTATGGAGAAGCAGAAGAGTTTTCGGATGGTTATGGAGAAGCAGCTGAGCTTTATTGGTGGTGAACGGAGGAGGGGCAAGGAGTCACCGGGTAAAAGAGGTGACTCTCAACTCCATTTGGCGGCTCGAGCAGGGAATTTAGTTAGAGTCAGAGAAATTCTTCAGAACTGTAACAGCAATGAGTCAATTGGTTTATTGTCAAAGACAAACCAGGAGGGAGAGACCCCCCTCTATGCCTCAGCGGAGAATGGGCATGCTGTGGTTGTTGGGGAAATGTTGAAGCATATGGACCTTCAAACTGCATCAATTGCCGCCAGAAATGGCTACGATCCATTCCACATTGCTGTAAGACAGGGCCATCTTG AGGTGTTGAAAGAACTTCTGCACGTGTTCCCGAACTTGGCTATGACCACAGATTTATCCAATTCAACTGCCTTACACACGGCTGCTACTCAGGGGCATATTGATATTGTAAATCTCCttttggaaactgactcaaatctCGCCAAGATTGCCCGCAATAATGGTAAGACTGTGCTTCATTCAGCAGCAAGGATGGGACACTTGGAAGTAGTCAAGTCCCTACTAAGAAAGGATCCAAGTGCTGCTTTTAGAACTGACCTGAAAGGCCAAACTGCGTTGCACATGGCTGTAAAAGGGCACAATGAGGAGATTGTGCTGGAGTTGCTGAAACCCGACCCCTCAGTTTTGACTGTGGAAGATAACAAGGGAAACAACGCATTGCATACTGCCACAAGGAAGGGCCGTATTCAg AATGTACGCCTTCTGTTGTCCATTAATAAAGAGGGTAGTAACATCAATGCAAGCAACAAGGCTGGAGAGAGCCCACTTGACATTGCAGAAAAATATGGGAGTCCAGAACTTGTGGCCGTGTTAAAGGAAGCAGGGGCCACCAATTCTAAAGACCAAGGAAAACCTGCAAATCCAGCCAAGCAGCTGAAGCAGACTGTGAGTGACATAAAGCACGATGTCCAGTCCCAACTTCAACAGACCCGCCAAACTGGTGCCAGAGTCCAGAATATTGCAAAAAAGCTGAAAAAGCTCCACATTAGCGGCCTCAACAATGCTATAAACTCTGCCACTGTTGTTGCCGTTCTGATTGCCACTGTTGCTTTtgcagccatcttcactattcctGGCCAGTATGTTGAGGACGAAACACCAGGGCTTACGCTTGGACAAGCGCACATAGCAAATAATGCCGCTTTCATCATCTTTTTTGTGTTTGACAGCCTGGCACTCTTCATCTCCCTGGCTGTTGTTGTAGTCCAGACATCTGTGGTTGTGATTGAGCAGAAGGCAAAAAAGCAGCTTGTATTTGTGATCAACAAGCTCATGTGGCTAGCTTGCCTCTTCATTTCGATTGCTTTTATTTCTCTGACGTATGTGGTGGTGGGCACGCACTCGAGGTGGCTTGCTGTGTACACAACAGTTATAGGCAGCACAATCATGCTTACTACCATTGGCTCCATGTGCTATTGTATCATTTTACATAGGATGGAAGAGTGCAAAATGAGGAACATTCGGAGAGCTGAGAGTAAGTCTCGTTCATTCTCTATGTCTATGGCATCAGAACACGAAGTTTTGAACAGCGAGTATAAGCGGATGTATGCGCTTTAA